In the Victivallis sp. Marseille-Q1083 genome, one interval contains:
- a CDS encoding GNAT family N-acetyltransferase, giving the protein MAYTLHKNIRDIAVIRNSFLALAGRVFGLSFRKWYEDGYWTDRYRPYVLLDGDRVVSCVAVNRIDLAWQDRPKRYIQLGTVMTDPAYRRRGLSRGLIETVLEEWRERCEAVYLFANDTVLDFYPKFGFERELEYQPAVSVMPCPGKYRKLDLADRADLAILAACYRHSNPYAAFSMTDNFALLMFYCSDGLKDCVYFLEEFDMVVIAGWNDRKWTCFDLYGPGSLPLGDLLAMTAEPSVKEVMLGFTPKETVAGMTGCRRSEPLFLLSDKENLFRENRLMFPLLSHA; this is encoded by the coding sequence GTGGCTTACACCTTGCACAAGAATATCCGGGACATCGCCGTTATCCGGAACAGTTTCCTGGCGCTGGCAGGCCGGGTTTTCGGCCTGTCGTTCCGAAAATGGTACGAGGACGGTTATTGGACGGACCGCTATCGGCCTTATGTGCTGCTCGACGGCGATCGGGTCGTCTCGTGTGTTGCGGTCAACCGGATTGATCTGGCCTGGCAGGACAGGCCAAAGCGTTATATCCAGTTGGGGACGGTGATGACCGATCCGGCTTACCGGCGTCGCGGGTTGAGCCGTGGTTTGATCGAAACCGTTCTGGAGGAATGGCGGGAGCGGTGCGAGGCGGTCTATCTTTTTGCAAACGATACGGTGCTGGACTTTTATCCGAAATTCGGGTTTGAACGGGAATTGGAATATCAACCGGCGGTGTCGGTTATGCCGTGTCCCGGCAAGTACCGGAAACTCGATCTTGCCGACCGCGCCGATCTTGCCATCCTGGCGGCGTGCTATCGGCATTCCAATCCGTATGCGGCGTTTTCGATGACCGATAATTTTGCGCTGCTGATGTTTTACTGTTCGGATGGGTTGAAGGATTGCGTCTATTTTCTCGAGGAGTTCGATATGGTGGTCATCGCCGGCTGGAATGACCGCAAATGGACTTGTTTCGATCTCTATGGCCCCGGCTCGCTGCCGCTCGGCGACCTGTTGGCGATGACTGCCGAACCGTCAGTGAAGGAAGTCATGCTGGGATTTACTCCGAAAGAGACGGTTGCCGGGATGACCGGTTGCCGGCGGAGCGAGCCTTTGTTTCTGCTGTCGGACAAAGAGAATCTCTTCCGGGAGAATCGCTTGATGTTCCCGCTGCTGTCGCACGCCTGA
- a CDS encoding carboxypeptidase M32 produces the protein MNHELEALKAKLQDLTLLHNLAALLDWDQQINLPPKAAVNRGEQAALVGRLAHEAFTSNAFADLLAAAETAAGQNDGTAGADDCALLKLIRRKFDREKRVPVDYVERFAAAASEAHAAWEAARRRSDFAMFRPHLEMIFQLRREYAQFFAPYSHIYDPLLADFESGIDTALVQRIFARLRPRQTELIAAAAAHRVDTAFLQGPFSRDGQLAMSKLAADTLGFDWARGRLDESEHPFTTELGRDDVRITTKIYADNLSCLWSVLHETGHALYGQAALAAFGNSPLGTVDSLTLHESQSRLWENLVGRSKPFLEFLFPKLQQIFPEALGAVSGEMFYRAVNQVKPGLIRVDADEATYNLHIMLRFELEVAVLTGEAEVAELPALWNEKMRHYLGVQVPDDAHGVLQDVHWAGGAIGYFPTYALGNLFSVQCFNALCREIPDVEAALRAGDCSGIRRWLTERLYREGARRTAPEMIRRITGGELEPEPYLEYLQKKFVP, from the coding sequence ATGAATCATGAACTGGAGGCGTTGAAGGCGAAATTGCAGGATTTGACGCTGCTGCACAACCTGGCGGCATTGCTCGACTGGGATCAGCAGATCAATCTGCCGCCGAAGGCGGCGGTCAACCGCGGCGAACAGGCCGCCCTGGTCGGCCGTCTGGCCCATGAAGCTTTCACTTCCAACGCTTTTGCGGACCTGCTGGCGGCGGCGGAAACGGCGGCCGGCCAAAACGACGGTACCGCCGGCGCGGACGACTGCGCGCTATTGAAATTGATTCGCCGCAAGTTCGACCGCGAAAAGCGGGTGCCGGTCGATTACGTGGAGCGTTTTGCGGCGGCGGCCAGCGAAGCTCACGCCGCCTGGGAAGCGGCCAGGCGGCGCAGTGATTTCGCCATGTTCCGGCCGCATCTGGAAATGATATTCCAACTCCGCCGGGAATATGCGCAATTTTTTGCGCCCTACAGTCACATTTACGATCCGTTGCTGGCCGATTTTGAAAGCGGCATCGACACGGCGTTGGTTCAGCGGATCTTTGCCCGGCTCCGGCCGCGCCAGACGGAACTGATTGCGGCCGCCGCTGCGCATCGGGTCGATACGGCTTTTCTGCAGGGGCCGTTCAGCCGGGATGGTCAACTGGCGATGTCGAAGCTGGCCGCCGATACGCTCGGTTTCGACTGGGCGCGGGGGAGGCTGGACGAATCGGAACATCCGTTCACGACCGAATTGGGGCGGGACGATGTCCGCATCACGACTAAAATTTATGCCGACAATCTCTCCTGTTTGTGGTCGGTGCTGCATGAAACCGGCCACGCGCTGTACGGACAGGCCGCCCTGGCGGCGTTCGGCAACAGTCCGCTGGGAACGGTCGATTCGTTGACCCTGCACGAATCACAGTCCCGGTTGTGGGAAAATCTGGTCGGCCGTTCGAAGCCGTTCCTGGAATTTCTGTTCCCGAAACTGCAGCAGATTTTTCCGGAAGCGCTCGGCGCAGTTTCCGGCGAGATGTTTTATCGGGCGGTCAACCAGGTGAAGCCCGGTTTGATCCGGGTGGATGCCGATGAAGCGACTTACAACTTGCATATCATGTTGCGGTTTGAATTGGAAGTGGCCGTGCTGACCGGCGAAGCCGAAGTGGCGGAGCTGCCGGCGCTGTGGAATGAAAAAATGCGGCATTACCTCGGTGTTCAGGTTCCGGACGATGCGCACGGTGTGCTGCAGGATGTCCATTGGGCCGGCGGCGCCATCGGGTATTTTCCGACTTACGCATTGGGCAATCTCTTCAGCGTGCAATGTTTCAATGCGCTGTGCCGGGAGATTCCCGACGTGGAGGCGGCTCTGCGGGCCGGGGACTGCTCCGGCATTCGCCGCTGGCTGACCGAACGGCTCTATCGGGAAGGCGCCAGGCGGACGGCGCCGGAGATGATCCGGCGGATCACCGGCGGAGAATTGGAGCCGGAGCCGTATCTGGAGTATCTGCAGAAAAAATTCGTCCCGTAA
- a CDS encoding SIMPL domain-containing protein, whose amino-acid sequence MRNRMAMFLLGATLALGFALSAYIIAQAAVKVTRNNNICVKGSAMRLVKSDYGIWYGSFSTRNPVLTDGYAELAADQERVEAFLREAGFAAEEIVFESVDVMENMQRDAKGIPTQTVLDYLLTQQVVVSSEKVERIEKVAREFTTLIQAGVLPRSNGASFIIRDLDKYKMQLLSEATRNGAERAGVLAKNSGGSVGGLISASQGVFQITAPASGAMSSYGEYDKSTIMKEIKAVVTLEFRVE is encoded by the coding sequence ATGAGAAATCGCATGGCCATGTTTCTGCTCGGCGCCACGTTGGCGCTCGGTTTCGCTCTGTCCGCCTATATCATCGCTCAGGCGGCGGTGAAAGTGACGCGGAACAACAATATCTGTGTCAAAGGGTCGGCCATGCGACTGGTGAAATCGGATTACGGCATCTGGTACGGCAGTTTTTCGACGCGCAATCCGGTGCTCACCGACGGGTATGCCGAACTGGCCGCCGATCAGGAGCGGGTGGAGGCTTTTCTCCGTGAGGCCGGCTTTGCGGCCGAAGAAATCGTCTTCGAGAGTGTCGACGTGATGGAAAATATGCAGCGTGACGCCAAAGGCATTCCCACTCAGACGGTGCTGGATTATTTGCTCACTCAGCAGGTGGTTGTTTCCAGTGAGAAAGTGGAACGGATCGAAAAAGTTGCCCGGGAGTTTACCACGTTGATTCAAGCCGGTGTCTTACCGCGTTCCAATGGGGCCAGTTTCATCATTCGCGATCTCGATAAATATAAGATGCAGCTTTTGTCCGAAGCGACCCGGAATGGGGCGGAACGGGCCGGCGTGCTGGCGAAAAATTCCGGCGGCAGCGTTGGCGGGCTGATTTCCGCGTCGCAGGGCGTCTTCCAGATCACCGCCCCCGCTTCCGGCGCGATGTCCAGCTATGGAGAGTATGACAAATCGACGATCATGAAAGAGATCAAGGCGGTGGTTACGCTCGAGTTCCGGGTCGAGTAA
- a CDS encoding proline/glycine betaine ABC transporter permease, with product MIRIPIGNYFELLLNATVERCSGLTRTCAAGVDSSVEAVKDFLLAPPPVVTLVVFGALIYVATKRRTLTFGAVAGMLLIQGLNLWEPTVETMALVLFCTAAAVVIGVPAGILLAFHPLMKKVTMPLLDVMQTMPAYVYLVPAIAFFSIGNTAGVFATVIFALPPMIRMTVFSLENTPDELLECSDAFGASSWRRLVDLQLPLARPSLLSGLNQTVMLALSMVVIASLVGAKGVGCTVWEAICNGEKGIAFEGGVAIVILAVILDRTLQRLGTASAKGDGMINN from the coding sequence ATGATCCGTATTCCGATCGGTAACTATTTCGAACTGCTGCTGAATGCAACGGTGGAACGCTGTTCCGGACTCACCCGGACATGCGCGGCGGGCGTCGACAGTTCGGTCGAGGCGGTCAAGGATTTTCTGCTGGCGCCGCCTCCGGTGGTGACGCTCGTCGTTTTCGGCGCCTTGATCTATGTGGCGACGAAACGCCGGACGTTGACGTTCGGAGCCGTCGCCGGCATGCTGCTCATCCAGGGACTCAACCTCTGGGAGCCGACCGTCGAGACCATGGCGCTGGTGCTCTTCTGCACCGCCGCGGCCGTCGTGATCGGAGTGCCGGCCGGTATCCTGCTGGCGTTCCATCCGCTGATGAAAAAAGTGACGATGCCGCTGCTGGATGTGATGCAGACGATGCCGGCTTACGTCTATCTGGTACCGGCCATTGCATTCTTCTCCATCGGCAACACGGCGGGCGTTTTCGCCACGGTGATTTTTGCGCTGCCGCCAATGATCCGCATGACCGTTTTCAGCCTGGAGAATACCCCGGACGAACTTCTGGAGTGTTCCGACGCTTTCGGGGCATCGTCCTGGCGCCGGCTGGTCGACCTGCAGTTGCCGCTGGCACGGCCATCGCTGTTGAGCGGCCTTAACCAGACGGTGATGCTGGCGCTTTCGATGGTGGTCATCGCTTCGCTGGTCGGCGCGAAAGGCGTCGGCTGTACCGTCTGGGAAGCGATCTGCAACGGCGAAAAGGGAATCGCCTTCGAGGGCGGTGTCGCCATCGTCATCCTGGCGGTGATTCTGGACCGCACGCTTCAACGCCTCGGCACCGCTTCGGCAAAAGGAGATGGTATGATAAATAACTGA
- a CDS encoding glycosyltransferase family 39 protein, with the protein MTPKQKFCWLLGAVVLLGLLLRLGVGWQLATFNDGRNSVFTPSAQTDLKTYMTLAAEIANGSFQGEFYYQPFYYAVFLAGLYWLFNGSVWAVVLAQTLLGTATIGLAGLSGARLGGRRTGLIAALLTAFSAALVLYTPFHQIATLQAFWLALLFYLTLLAIRRNRCRLWLAVGLVAGCSILTRGNVYFLLPGLLFVLFRRQFKTSPPHRRRDNFRRGGVFALLLLGGVLLVQLPFIVHNSRIRGTLTGPSTAAGAVLTLGNTPEAPPGGREPGLPAGPMEYPRLYQSWMATEQEVSIPRRILDWAGREPLAFLEFQARKFLLFFDYREIPNNVSFAGEGTQAGLFKLAVASSGLIILLALAGLVWLLPRAWQKHSLGYFLLSYFIIAYAVAVAAFYNLSRFRAPILPILAVAGAWGLTVFWRKRRQGRRIYWRYGLALAFGAFITFAAFDYYRSFLESCVMCLVRPNGVTERLETGEWMQLDHGPQTFGQWVGVDLKSGMKLVKNFPPLTAAAGPAAEVEITFLASKPGRLQFSLNGTDRTVEFPAAEFRSGLALKTARFPVVLNAGNDLTLAVKSVAGDIAVLADCQRDYGRSKLDGEALGAEWVMRLFRPARP; encoded by the coding sequence ATGACACCAAAACAAAAATTCTGTTGGCTGCTCGGTGCCGTCGTCCTGTTGGGATTGCTGCTGCGACTCGGCGTCGGTTGGCAGTTGGCAACTTTCAACGACGGCCGCAACAGCGTTTTCACCCCTTCAGCTCAGACGGATTTGAAAACCTATATGACGCTGGCCGCCGAGATCGCCAACGGCTCTTTTCAGGGAGAATTTTATTACCAGCCGTTTTATTATGCGGTTTTTCTCGCCGGTTTATACTGGCTGTTCAACGGTTCCGTCTGGGCGGTCGTCCTGGCTCAGACCTTACTGGGAACGGCAACCATCGGGCTAGCCGGTTTGAGCGGCGCCCGGCTCGGCGGCCGCCGGACCGGCCTGATCGCCGCGCTGCTGACGGCGTTTTCCGCCGCGCTGGTCCTCTATACGCCTTTTCATCAAATCGCCACATTGCAGGCATTCTGGCTGGCCTTGCTGTTTTATCTGACGCTGCTGGCAATCCGCCGCAACCGCTGCCGGCTGTGGCTGGCGGTCGGCCTGGTGGCCGGCTGCAGCATTTTGACCCGCGGTAACGTCTACTTCCTGCTGCCGGGCCTTCTCTTCGTCCTCTTTCGTCGCCAATTCAAAACTTCGCCGCCGCATCGCCGCCGCGACAATTTCCGCCGCGGTGGTGTTTTTGCGCTGCTCCTGCTCGGCGGCGTCTTACTGGTACAATTGCCCTTCATCGTTCACAATTCCCGCATACGCGGAACGCTGACCGGCCCTTCAACGGCGGCCGGCGCAGTACTGACACTCGGCAATACACCGGAAGCCCCGCCCGGCGGCCGGGAACCTGGCTTGCCGGCCGGACCGATGGAATACCCGCGCCTTTATCAGAGCTGGATGGCCACCGAACAGGAGGTTTCCATTCCGAGGCGCATACTGGACTGGGCCGGCCGCGAGCCGCTGGCGTTCCTCGAATTTCAGGCGCGCAAATTCCTGTTGTTTTTCGATTACCGGGAAATTCCCAACAATGTTTCATTTGCCGGAGAAGGCACCCAAGCCGGGTTGTTCAAGCTGGCAGTCGCTTCCAGCGGCCTGATCATTCTGCTGGCGCTGGCCGGACTGGTCTGGCTGTTGCCACGCGCCTGGCAAAAGCATTCTCTGGGCTATTTTCTACTCAGTTATTTTATCATCGCCTATGCGGTCGCGGTCGCGGCATTTTACAATTTATCGCGTTTCCGGGCGCCGATTTTGCCAATATTGGCCGTAGCCGGCGCCTGGGGACTGACTGTTTTCTGGCGCAAACGCCGGCAAGGCCGGAGGATCTACTGGCGCTACGGACTGGCGCTGGCGTTCGGCGCTTTTATCACCTTTGCCGCTTTCGATTATTACCGGTCGTTTCTGGAAAGCTGCGTCATGTGTCTGGTCCGGCCCAACGGTGTGACCGAACGCCTTGAAACCGGCGAATGGATGCAGCTCGACCACGGCCCGCAGACCTTCGGCCAGTGGGTCGGCGTCGATTTGAAATCCGGCATGAAGCTGGTCAAAAACTTTCCGCCGCTTACCGCAGCAGCCGGACCGGCCGCCGAAGTGGAAATCACCTTTCTGGCGTCAAAACCCGGCCGGCTGCAGTTCTCATTGAACGGCACCGACCGGACGGTGGAGTTTCCGGCAGCGGAATTCCGTTCCGGTCTGGCGCTGAAAACCGCCCGTTTTCCAGTCGTTTTAAACGCCGGCAACGACCTGACGCTGGCAGTAAAATCCGTTGCCGGCGACATCGCCGTATTGGCGGATTGTCAACGCGATTACGGCCGGAGCAAACTGGACGGAGAAGCGCTCGGCGCCGAATGGGTGATGCGACTGTTCCGGCCAGCCCGGCCTTGA
- a CDS encoding serine/threonine-protein kinase yields MKKIISKVEYEIVNLIGEGGMGAVYKAKAKGVAGFEKIVAIKTLLAKYVDDATFVTRFIAEAKLVANLIHENIVQIYQLNREHDGYYFILEFVDGISLYDFMEYHRKFKLTLPYSLAVFITSRVARGLAYAHSRLDGAGNPLDIVHCDVCPHNILINIEGVPKLTDFGIAKAANLDDDGKVSGKVAFMAPEQATRHRKVDFRADIYSLGIVLFYLLSNRMARHIEKTVPEILEQARENFIDWERLPKDLPPELLDILHKMLAADPRDRYNDTAVLARDLEYYIYKDGYGPTIVTLANYMRELLPARFGAAAADARLTPPPGAAGSTAEIEKTAVMAPEAAAGGTAVPMEDRTVILSQEELNALSQFSRGRTDGAHDGRTLVLSEEELDKRKAPEDGDEPDHTILFLTDDDCETK; encoded by the coding sequence ATGAAAAAGATCATCAGCAAGGTCGAATACGAGATTGTCAACCTGATCGGCGAAGGCGGCATGGGAGCGGTCTACAAGGCGAAAGCCAAAGGGGTGGCCGGCTTCGAGAAGATCGTTGCGATCAAGACGTTGTTGGCCAAATATGTCGATGACGCCACTTTTGTCACCCGTTTCATCGCCGAAGCGAAGCTGGTGGCCAATTTGATCCATGAGAATATCGTCCAGATTTATCAATTGAACCGGGAGCACGACGGGTATTATTTCATCCTCGAATTCGTCGACGGCATTTCGCTTTACGACTTTATGGAGTACCATCGCAAGTTCAAGCTGACGTTGCCGTATTCGCTGGCCGTTTTCATCACCAGCCGGGTGGCCCGCGGCCTGGCCTACGCGCACAGCCGGCTGGACGGTGCCGGCAATCCGTTGGATATCGTCCATTGCGACGTCTGCCCCCACAACATCCTGATCAACATCGAGGGGGTGCCGAAGCTGACTGATTTCGGCATCGCCAAGGCGGCCAATCTGGATGACGACGGCAAAGTTTCCGGCAAAGTGGCGTTTATGGCGCCGGAGCAGGCGACCCGCCATCGCAAGGTGGATTTTCGGGCCGACATCTATTCGCTCGGCATCGTTCTCTTTTATCTGTTGTCCAACCGGATGGCGCGCCATATCGAAAAGACTGTGCCGGAAATTCTCGAGCAGGCGCGCGAGAATTTCATCGACTGGGAGCGGCTGCCGAAGGATTTGCCGCCGGAATTGTTGGACATTCTGCACAAAATGCTGGCGGCGGACCCGCGCGACCGCTATAACGATACTGCCGTCCTGGCCCGCGACCTGGAATATTACATCTATAAGGACGGCTACGGCCCGACGATCGTCACGCTGGCCAATTACATGCGGGAACTGCTGCCGGCCCGGTTCGGCGCCGCGGCCGCCGATGCCCGGTTGACGCCGCCGCCGGGCGCCGCCGGAAGCACGGCGGAAATTGAAAAGACGGCAGTGATGGCGCCGGAGGCCGCGGCGGGCGGAACGGCGGTGCCGATGGAAGACCGCACGGTCATTCTCAGCCAGGAGGAGTTGAATGCCTTGTCGCAATTTTCCCGTGGTCGGACGGATGGCGCCCATGACGGGCGGACGCTGGTTTTGTCCGAGGAAGAGCTCGACAAACGCAAGGCTCCGGAGGACGGCGACGAGCCGGATCATACCATTCTGTTCTTGACCGATGACGATTGCGAAACAAAATAA
- a CDS encoding HD domain-containing protein gives MNYQSASEYAIGRLRRELPGIFLYHSIRHTRAVTAAVEEFGHLEQLSQEDIKLLQTAAVFHDIGYIVTARNHEEASAQLAGEVLGGFEYSEAEIVRIQGLIRATVYPAKPKDVLEAVICDADLEYVGRSAFFELSQLLRLELFAFDRSFSELEWLNYEIEFLSGVNFFTSACRRSRMPLKKIHLEKLKAWRRILVENNNRNRI, from the coding sequence ATGAATTACCAGTCTGCGTCGGAATATGCCATCGGTCGTTTGCGGCGGGAATTGCCGGGCATTTTTTTGTATCATTCGATTCGCCATACCCGGGCGGTGACCGCCGCGGTGGAGGAGTTCGGCCATCTCGAGCAATTGAGTCAGGAGGACATCAAACTGCTGCAGACGGCCGCGGTATTTCACGACATCGGCTACATCGTCACGGCCCGCAACCATGAGGAGGCGTCGGCGCAGCTCGCCGGCGAGGTGCTGGGCGGATTCGAATATTCCGAAGCGGAGATCGTCCGGATTCAGGGGTTGATCCGGGCGACGGTTTATCCGGCCAAGCCGAAGGATGTGCTGGAAGCGGTGATCTGCGACGCCGATTTGGAATACGTCGGCCGCAGCGCTTTTTTTGAATTGTCACAATTGCTGCGCCTGGAATTGTTCGCTTTCGACCGGAGTTTCTCCGAGCTGGAATGGCTGAATTATGAAATCGAATTTTTGTCGGGAGTTAATTTTTTCACTTCGGCCTGCCGCCGCAGCCGGATGCCGTTGAAGAAAATTCATCTCGAAAAGTTGAAGGCATGGCGTCGCATCCTCGTTGAAAACAATAATCGGAACAGGATTTGA
- a CDS encoding regulatory protein RecX gives MDFDRNGELFEAQKQLAMERALRCLGMRWHTVNELGNKLKKSGFEPEIVRLTLAECQRLGLLDDRQYASDYATQLADRGCGSYRIRLNLRRKGIAPEETAETLAQLAKDEPERAIRAAEFKLRMLARESDWRRKREKLCRFLAGRGFRPEAIRAVIAHFPELQGRSDDFDD, from the coding sequence ATGGATTTCGACCGAAACGGGGAACTTTTCGAAGCGCAGAAACAGTTGGCGATGGAGCGGGCGCTGCGCTGCCTGGGCATGCGCTGGCACACGGTCAACGAGTTGGGCAATAAATTGAAAAAAAGCGGGTTCGAACCGGAAATCGTCCGTTTGACGCTGGCGGAATGTCAACGGCTCGGTTTGCTCGACGACCGCCAATACGCCAGCGATTACGCCACCCAACTGGCCGATCGCGGTTGCGGCAGTTACCGCATCAGGTTGAACCTGCGCCGCAAGGGTATCGCCCCGGAAGAAACGGCGGAAACCCTGGCACAGTTGGCAAAGGACGAGCCGGAACGGGCCATCCGGGCGGCCGAATTCAAACTCCGCATGTTGGCGCGGGAAAGCGACTGGCGGCGCAAGCGGGAAAAGTTGTGCCGTTTTCTGGCCGGCCGCGGTTTTCGGCCGGAAGCGATCCGGGCGGTAATCGCCCATTTTCCGGAATTGCAGGGCCGGTCCGATGACTTCGACGATTGA
- a CDS encoding aminotransferase class V-fold PLP-dependent enzyme, which translates to MMIYLDHAAAMRPEQELLDYFCAAASEYYANQEAVHAGAYRVRQQLATAAAELFAALLPSANGEQREAAWAAGGSDAFGYLTAPVWPKGNLVSTALEHPALTAALRRTGLEYRTVNCPGGYFDPDHFADCLDAHTRLVAIHHVQSELGLQQDWPELASIVRRRAPQALLLADTIQSAAKLDLQPLHDVDLLTVSGHKLGAPGGGALLLNGKRAVKFFEAPLVAYRHTDYHCGRPESATMLTLSRAVQLQCQRRIATAAHLESLQQFLRRELVRLPVKLTLAPEAPHSPFICHLLLPGYQSAVVVRMLSESGILAAAGSACQAESPKPSAALLALGYRAKDAYSGLRLSFDRHTTREELGTFVSVLQKVLASY; encoded by the coding sequence ATGATGATTTACCTCGATCATGCGGCGGCGATGCGGCCGGAACAGGAACTGCTGGACTATTTCTGTGCCGCCGCCTCGGAATATTATGCCAATCAGGAGGCGGTCCATGCCGGCGCCTACCGGGTCCGGCAGCAGTTGGCAACCGCAGCGGCAGAACTTTTCGCCGCATTGCTGCCGTCAGCAAACGGCGAACAGCGGGAAGCCGCCTGGGCGGCCGGCGGCAGCGACGCATTCGGCTATCTGACCGCCCCGGTCTGGCCGAAAGGCAATCTGGTCTCCACGGCGCTGGAACACCCGGCCTTGACGGCGGCCCTGCGGCGGACCGGATTGGAATACCGAACCGTCAACTGTCCGGGCGGTTATTTTGATCCGGATCATTTCGCCGACTGCCTGGACGCCCACACCCGGCTGGTGGCCATCCATCATGTTCAAAGCGAACTGGGATTGCAGCAGGACTGGCCGGAACTGGCATCCATCGTCCGGCGGCGGGCTCCGCAGGCGCTGTTGCTGGCCGACACCATCCAATCGGCGGCCAAACTGGACCTGCAGCCGTTACACGACGTCGATCTCCTGACCGTTTCCGGTCATAAGCTCGGCGCTCCCGGCGGCGGCGCCCTGCTGCTGAACGGCAAACGCGCCGTCAAATTCTTCGAAGCGCCGCTCGTTGCCTACCGCCACACCGACTACCATTGCGGCCGGCCGGAATCGGCAACAATGCTGACGCTGAGCCGGGCGGTGCAATTGCAATGCCAGCGGCGCATTGCCACGGCGGCGCATTTGGAATCGCTGCAACAGTTTTTGCGCCGGGAACTCGTCCGGCTTCCGGTGAAACTGACGCTGGCCCCCGAAGCGCCGCATTCGCCTTTCATCTGCCATTTGCTGCTGCCGGGTTACCAGAGCGCCGTCGTCGTCCGCATGCTGTCGGAATCCGGCATCCTGGCCGCCGCCGGCAGCGCCTGCCAGGCGGAAAGCCCCAAACCGAGCGCCGCGCTGCTGGCGCTCGGTTATCGGGCCAAAGACGCCTATTCCGGACTGCGGTTGAGTTTCGACCGTCATACCACCCGGGAAGAACTCGGCACCTTCGTTTCAGTGCTGCAGAAGGTGCTGGCGTCTTACTGA